The Fluviicola sp. genome segment GAATTGATCCGCTCGTTGTGTGAACAGATTGATGCCAGCATTATCGTGGGTAAGAACGGGGGAGAAGATTCCGGCACAAACATCCGGATTAAGGTCATTGATTATTCGGAGAAGACGCAGCTTTTTGTGTAATTCAAAATTCAAAATGTAAAATGTAAAATGTAAAATGTAAAATGTAAAATGGAGAAGAGTCCATTACAATTTTTCAATTAGTTGTCGAATTCCCAGGCACTTCTGTAAATCCCATGTTGCTCCAGTTCTTTCAGTAATTCCGAGTAGAAAGGATCACTTCCCAGTGTGGCGCTGTCGCCAATTAAATAGCACGCTCTTTTGGCACGGGAAATTGCCACGTTCGTTCTGCGGTAATCACTTAGGAAACCAATCGTACCATCCGGATTGGAGCGTGTGAAACTCACCACGATATTTTCTTCTTCCTGTCCCTGGATGGCATCAATGGTGGATACTTTCCATTCACTCCCCAGTTCTTTCTGCAAACGTGCAATCTGTGCGGAATAGGGAGCAAGAATAACTGTTCGCTTTGAGTCAAGACCCTCAGATGTGATGAGTTTTTGAAGGATTGCGATCTCATCGCCGTTCTCAAAACTTCCCGTAGTTTCATGTTGTGTTTCACCGTTCCCGAATCCTGCCATATCGATAAACTGGATCTGCCCAGCCGGAATTCCTGCCGCAGTTTGAAGGAGTCCCCGGTAGAAGTAAGGATTAATGACGGAAACAATTTCAGGTGACATGCGGTATTGTTCGTTCAGTAATATCGGTGGCTGAACTTCACTGACTGTTTCCAATAAACTTTTATTCAACCCCAATTGGACTGCTTTTGCACTTAAAACAACCGGTGGTAATTGCTGCGGATCCCCGCAAAGAACCAATTTCTTCCCAAAACTTGCTACCAGCCAGGTCAGAGGTGCCAAAGCCTGTCCGGCTTCATCCATTATCACCACATCAAACGAATGGTTTTTGGAAAGCTCGTTGAACAATCCGACTGGTGTTCCGGCAATCACCGAACTGGAGTCGATCAGCTGTGCTTCGGAGTCGTGAGCCAGCTTTCGCAGTTCTTTTTGCAATTCGCGCAATTCTTTCCGGGCTGCGCGTCTTTCGTCTGCCGCTTCTTTGGTGTAATTCCGGATGTGCCTGTTGGCGATTTGTTCGGCCTTCTGAATTTGTTTTTTCAAACTCTGGGCATATTGTGCCCCTCTTCCCGAATCCAGGTAAGCATCCATGGTATAAGGCATGATCTCGGCTGCTACTTTTTCTTCGTTTCCTACGCGCAGCAAGGAAATCTTAGCAGCAGCAATCTTCTTACA includes the following:
- a CDS encoding AAA domain-containing protein is translated as MQALHPHLEQAVKEEISYSQALAAEHLKASPNELRKQGLSLFPCEIADIRSGIDGDFYQLETSFVINNTFFKRGATVLLYVADKSYKARIAELNAYSLLLFCKEEIEGNLREDAIRVDFTPDDRTLECMHLGLRFLKEQKHLQEFESSFQTVHETAVFSYPTLNESQQKAVGAILSPELTTVIQGPPGTGKTHTLSIAIEELVKRGKKVLVTAPSNTAVDNLCKKIAAAKISLLRVGNEEKVAAEIMPYTMDAYLDSGRGAQYAQSLKKQIQKAEQIANRHIRNYTKEAADERRAARKELRELQKELRKLAHDSEAQLIDSSSVIAGTPVGLFNELSKNHSFDVVIMDEAGQALAPLTWLVASFGKKLVLCGDPQQLPPVVLSAKAVQLGLNKSLLETVSEVQPPILLNEQYRMSPEIVSVINPYFYRGLLQTAAGIPAGQIQFIDMAGFGNGETQHETTGSFENGDEIAILQKLITSEGLDSKRTVILAPYSAQIARLQKELGSEWKVSTIDAIQGQEEENIVVSFTRSNPDGTIGFLSDYRRTNVAISRAKRACYLIGDSATLGSDPFYSELLKELEQHGIYRSAWEFDN